From a region of the Butyrivibrio sp. AE3004 genome:
- a CDS encoding Zn-ribbon domain-containing OB-fold protein: MAIKLEKIVEKFYTSLEEGKIMGRKCPKCGHVEFPPVYACNECGNYETEWVEISGKAKLHSIVLPAALSSKPEYKKMGKFAYGEVEIEEGTRLNAVVRGISRKNREELSKQLPLDIHAAIIDRDGGFKTVVFDLDEKYLG, translated from the coding sequence ATGGCAATCAAATTGGAAAAAATCGTTGAAAAATTTTATACATCCTTAGAAGAAGGGAAAATAATGGGACGTAAGTGCCCTAAGTGTGGACACGTTGAGTTCCCTCCGGTATACGCATGCAACGAATGCGGAAACTATGAAACTGAGTGGGTTGAGATAAGCGGAAAAGCAAAGCTTCATTCAATTGTTCTTCCCGCAGCACTTTCCTCTAAGCCCGAGTACAAGAAAATGGGCAAATTCGCATATGGCGAGGTAGAGATTGAGGAAGGAACAAGACTTAACGCAGTAGTTCGCGGAATCAGCAGAAAGAACCGTGAGGAGCTTTCAAAGCAGCTGCCTCTCGATATTCATGCAGCAATCATCGACCGTGACGGTGGATTTAAGACAGTAGTATTTGACCTTGACGAGAAGTATTTAGGGTAA
- a CDS encoding thiolase family protein, with amino-acid sequence MKKFGKYSRSVSIIGVGCTPFMYTVDNEETNGLTEGELFGYAALKAMEDAGVNPQDVDFYFHGCASPLNGSNYLTPNVQIANWFGMKGKGSIHHSEACCTGYLAIEQAVNAVASGKYDCVLTGAVEFGDSTPSPADNVETPKHPYKRDKMTMEKFLKTTSWLYDRTYTRSLMAGQELIYDDAAEWYVRTRGISAEDMNNTLNAMCINNRRNASVNPLAIERTTYEELAEKAGMTLDEYMNSPYNPKMGDFLRAGGLELKCDGAAACIVCATEKIPEIAKNLKHKPIEVLGIGSAACEATTPHFEVRATEEAVKQVYESTGLSGDDLDLFFANDFIITSHLVSAEIAGYLPYGEGWKYICDGRTAWDGDKPINSNGGRTSFGHAHAASGLADMYEACKQMWNECGDRQVKKLPKTTMLRGYGGAQNVAAIIIRTMD; translated from the coding sequence ATGAAAAAATTCGGAAAATACTCAAGAAGTGTATCAATTATCGGTGTCGGCTGCACACCGTTTATGTACACAGTAGATAATGAAGAAACAAACGGCCTCACAGAAGGCGAGTTATTCGGATACGCAGCACTCAAGGCTATGGAAGATGCAGGAGTTAATCCTCAGGATGTTGACTTTTATTTCCACGGCTGTGCAAGCCCGCTTAACGGATCAAACTATCTTACACCCAATGTTCAGATTGCCAACTGGTTTGGTATGAAGGGCAAGGGTTCAATTCATCATTCAGAGGCATGCTGCACAGGTTACCTTGCAATTGAGCAGGCTGTAAATGCGGTTGCTTCAGGAAAATATGATTGTGTTCTTACAGGTGCCGTAGAGTTCGGTGACAGCACACCGTCTCCTGCAGACAATGTTGAGACACCCAAGCACCCTTACAAGCGTGACAAGATGACCATGGAGAAGTTCCTTAAGACAACCTCATGGCTCTATGACAGAACATATACCAGAAGCCTTATGGCAGGTCAGGAGCTCATCTATGATGATGCAGCTGAATGGTATGTTCGCACCAGAGGAATTTCTGCAGAGGATATGAACAATACCCTTAATGCTATGTGCATCAACAACAGAAGAAATGCTTCCGTAAATCCTCTTGCAATTGAGAGAACAACCTACGAGGAGCTTGCAGAAAAAGCAGGAATGACACTTGATGAGTATATGAACTCACCTTACAACCCGAAGATGGGTGATTTCCTTCGCGCAGGCGGACTTGAACTTAAGTGTGACGGTGCTGCAGCATGTATCGTATGTGCTACAGAAAAGATTCCCGAGATTGCAAAGAACTTAAAGCATAAGCCCATCGAGGTTCTCGGAATCGGAAGCGCAGCATGTGAAGCAACAACACCTCACTTCGAGGTACGTGCAACAGAGGAAGCTGTAAAACAGGTATATGAGTCAACAGGCCTTTCAGGTGATGATCTTGATCTTTTCTTTGCAAATGATTTCATCATTACATCACACCTTGTATCAGCTGAGATAGCAGGTTACCTTCCTTATGGTGAAGGCTGGAAGTACATCTGTGACGGACGTACAGCATGGGACGGTGATAAGCCGATCAACTCAAACGGTGGAAGAACCTCCTTCGGACATGCGCATGCAGCTTCAGGTCTTGCAGATATGTATGAAGCCTGCAAGCAGATGTGGAATGAGTGTGGTGATCGCCAGGTTAAGAAACTGCCTAAAACAACAATGCTTCGTGGATATGGCGGCGCTCAGAACGTAGCTGCTATCATCATTCGAACAATGGATTAA